CACCGCAGCTCTAATCCGGTAAATTAAGGAGTTTAATTTTACCTGCATCCGGGTGAAACTTATATTATATGGTGTTGCCAGAGATATAATAAGATTTTTATCATATTATAATGGTGATTTTTCATGGCTAAGAAGGATAAGAAGACACTTCCACCAAGCGGAGCAGGTCTTGTAAGGTACTTTGAAGAGGAAACCAAGGGACCGAAACTCACCCCTGAACAGGTAGTGGTTATGAGCATAATACTGGCAGTTTTCTGTCTTGTACTTAGATTCTCAGGTTAAACAGGAGTGTTAAGATGGCCATACACCCCATTGAGTTCAGGTACGGAACCCCTGAAATGAAGAGCATATGGGAAGCAGAGAATAAACTCCAGAAGATGCTTGACGTGGAGGCAGCCCTTGCAAGGGCAGAGGGTGAACTTGGAATTATACCGGAGGACGCTGCGGCTGAGATAGTCAGCAGGGCAAGCACGGATTTCGTGAAACTTGAACGCGTCAATGAGATTGAGAGGGAGACCCGTCATGACATAGCCTCCATCGTGAAGGCCCTTGCAGAGCAGTGTGGGGGTGAAGCCGGAGAGTATGTACACTTCGGTGCAACCTCCAATGACATCGTTGACACATCAAACTCCCTCCTCATCAGGGAATCAATAGAGGTCCTCAGGGATAAACTGGTGAGGGTCATGAAGGTTCTCCTTGGACTGGCCCGTGAGAACAAGGAGAACGTCTGTATTGGCAGGACCCACGGGCAGCATGCGCTCCCCACAACCTATGGTATGAAGTTCGCCCTCTGGGCAGATGAGATCCGAAGGCATATCGAGCGCCTTGACGCAGCCAGGGGGAGGGTGTGTGTGGGTATGATGACGGGTGCCGTCGGGACAACAGCGGCCCTAGGAGAGGATGGCCTTAAGGTACATGAGAGGGTATCGGAGATACTGGGACTTGAACCCGTCCTCATATCAAACCAGGTTGTCCAGAGGGATAACCATGCAGAGTTCATCATGGTGCTGGCCAATATAGCCACAACCCTTGACAAGATAGCCCTTGAAATAAGGAACCTTCAGAGGACAGAGATAATGGAAATAGGGGAGAAATTTGACCCTGAAAAGCAGGTTGGAAGCAGTACAATGCCCCATAAGATGAACCCGATAACTGCGGAGAGGATATGTGGCGTTGCACGTGTTATAAGGTCCTACGTCGTGGCTGCCCTTGAGAACAATCCACTCTGGCATGAAAGGGACCTCACAAATTCATCATCGGAGAGGATCATACTACCTGAGGCATGCATACTGACGGATTATATTCTTAAACTGACCCTTGATGTCCTTGAGAACCTTGTGTTCTATCCTGAAAACATTGAGAGGAACCTTAACCTTACAGGGGGCCTTATAATGGCTGAGAGATTGATGGCTGAACTCACAAGGAGGGGTATGGGGCGCCAGACAGCCTATGCAAGGGTACGTGAATGTGCCATTGAGGCCAACAGGACAGGTAAAACCCTGAAGGAAGCCGTCCTTGAGAGGCCTGAAATAATGGAGTACCTTGAAGCCGGCGAGCTTGATGAGATCATGAATCCAGCCACCTACATTGGCTCAGCTTTAAGGATCGTTGGCAGGGTTCTTGAGGAATCAGAGAAATGGTTACAGGAGGGTTATGGAGGAACCTGATGGATCATTAATAAATTACAGTAAAATTTTTTACAGTAAAATTTTTCATAAAAGTTATATGCATTTTTATTCCATACATAAATATGGTGATAAAAAATGCAGTTAAAGGAGATAAAATCTGTAAGGGTTGTTCCTTACACCATAATGAACTCCTCCATAGGGGCGATATGGGGATTCATAGCCGCCATCCTGTTCCTCATATTCGCAGGAGGCATATCATCGGTACTTCCAGCCGAACTGGGGGCTCTTAAGGGGATAATTACAGGGATATCAGTTGCCGGGCTTGTCGTGTTACCCGTCGGGGTGTTCCTGGTGAGCATAGTGGAG
The sequence above is drawn from the Methanothermobacter wolfeii genome and encodes:
- a CDS encoding preprotein translocase subunit Sec61beta; translation: MAKKDKKTLPPSGAGLVRYFEEETKGPKLTPEQVVVMSIILAVFCLVLRFSG
- the purB gene encoding adenylosuccinate lyase; the encoded protein is MAIHPIEFRYGTPEMKSIWEAENKLQKMLDVEAALARAEGELGIIPEDAAAEIVSRASTDFVKLERVNEIERETRHDIASIVKALAEQCGGEAGEYVHFGATSNDIVDTSNSLLIRESIEVLRDKLVRVMKVLLGLARENKENVCIGRTHGQHALPTTYGMKFALWADEIRRHIERLDAARGRVCVGMMTGAVGTTAALGEDGLKVHERVSEILGLEPVLISNQVVQRDNHAEFIMVLANIATTLDKIALEIRNLQRTEIMEIGEKFDPEKQVGSSTMPHKMNPITAERICGVARVIRSYVVAALENNPLWHERDLTNSSSERIILPEACILTDYILKLTLDVLENLVFYPENIERNLNLTGGLIMAERLMAELTRRGMGRQTAYARVRECAIEANRTGKTLKEAVLERPEIMEYLEAGELDEIMNPATYIGSALRIVGRVLEESEKWLQEGYGGT